Proteins from a genomic interval of Physeter macrocephalus isolate SW-GA chromosome 21, ASM283717v5, whole genome shotgun sequence:
- the LOC102984615 gene encoding TLR adapter interacting with SLC15A4 on the lysosome-like: MLGEAFLIELLYKEPLTCKITSNDEKETWKKQLLDIEDNSLSPDKMENQNKVMKESLTEQSNDKNKIKSVDEVTVAKCKSASLPGNVSAVLPIPKREHDEKQLDLYRSCSCTSICQNYPDLKIGGDHVGNMYDSGCFVEYIRDDAFNGPLLLSVDVPLGHSPISEPLEKLPASKLLNGDEIREKSMLFHKQPLSNSMLNSYMEKKVDELYKEFLEENLTRCCSITNLMASNLLMNNVNQISLQISQEQNIESSKAREVLLHSLARCNLCNISHGNSSEFSTPNLQISNQRSRELVSHLQ, encoded by the coding sequence ATGCTTGGAGAAGCCTTCCTAATTGAACTACTATACAAAGAACCACTTACATGTAAGATAACCTCAAATGATGAAAAGGAAACTTGGAAAAAGCAGCTTTTAGATATAGAAGACAATTCACTTTCCCctgataaaatggaaaatcaaaataaggtcatGAAAGAAAGTTTAACAGAGCaaagtaatgataaaaataaaataaaatctgtggaTGAGGTAACTGTAGCAAAATGCAAAAGTGCATCCCTTCCAGGAAATGTGTCTGCTGTGTTGCCCATTCCAAAGAGAGAACATGATGAAAAACAACTAGATTTATACCGATCTTGTTCATGTACAAGTATCTGCCAGAATTATCCAGACCTAAAGATTGGAGGAGACCACGTGGGTAACATGTATGATTCCGGCTGCTTTGTGGAATACATACGTGATGATGCTTTTAATGGTCCTCTTTTACTTTCAGTAGATGTACCATTGGGTCATTCTCCCATCAGTGAACCTCTAGAGAAACTACCTGCCTCAAAGCTTTTGAATGGGGATGAAATTCGAGAAAAAAGTATGTTGTTTCATAAGCAGCCCCTCTCTAATTCTATGCTTAATagttatatggaaaaaaaagtgGACGAACTCTACAAAGAGTTTTTGGAAGAAAATCTCACTAGGTGCTGCTCCATAACCAATCTTATGGCTTCTAATTTGTTAATGAATAATGTAAATCAGATTAGCCTTCAAATCTCTCAAGAACAGAACATAGAGTCATCGAAAGCTCGGGAAGTTCTCTTACATTCTTTAGCAAGATGTAATCTCTGTAACATTTCCCATGGAAATAGTTCTGAATTTAGCACTCCTAACTTACAAATTTCAAACCAGAGAAGTAGGGAACTTGTATCACATCTACAGTAA